The Cynocephalus volans isolate mCynVol1 chromosome 1, mCynVol1.pri, whole genome shotgun sequence region tttggtaATCTTTATTCCCTCTGTTTCCTTGTGAGATTATTATCCTTCTAAGTGGAAAAATTCTTCAGTGTTTACTCTAGTTTAGGTGTATCTGACATAAAAAGTGTTGTAAAGAGAAgatatttggatattttatagtggaaaaataatcttaataaaGTGGAATAGGAAAAAGTAGGTTttacaatgaaggaaaaaaaatgtataaaagaatgTGAAGGTAAAAATGTCCAGAAGGTATTGCCTGATGGGAattgttttagaagaaaaaagtctCTGGATGAATTGTAAATACAGAtgacaaatacatatatatttatgtgtatatacacatatataggtatataattatatatgaaaAACTATAAACTATATTGATAGTGAATTAATTGAATTACACAGAGATGGAAAAGCCCATAGACTCACCATTTATTTTCCCTTGCCTTTGTCTTTTTACATGTGGCAAATTGATATTCACTGTGACTTTGTTTCAAATTAgtcttttttagtattttcacCTCTCAACATTTGTCCTGGTTTATTGCTGTGACTCACCATGTCTCCCATTCaatttattttacctattttttccctttccaatAGATTTGAGAAGCAATATATAGTATAAAATaacagggaaaataattttagggaagaaaaataattggtGACAAGTGGGTGCCTTTATTCCActgatatagaaaacaaaaatgacttcATGTCAATCCCCACCCTTAAAGATAAGCATCCCCTAGCCAACAATTAGGCAAATGCACAATGAATCGTAGCCAAGAAGAAGAATAGGGGCTGTCTTGGTCATGACCGAATGGCCTTAATGGCATATACTCATAGCATTCTGACACAGGAGGAGTTCGTCGGTTTAGTGCTGTAACACCACAATGAATCGACCCATAAATATGAGATGAAGATAATTATTCATCTGCAATTACAGGAAATACTATTAAATTACACATATAGAAACGGGGAATTCCAAGTGTAGGAAAATTACAGTGTAGAATGCCACACCCATGGCAAAGAGTATAAAAATGCCCCTATCCAGAAGGTGACATTAAAACTCAGTATTGTCCTAGTTACACTCAAGTGAACTCGCATCTCCTGACAATATGTCCTACAATTGCTGCTCTGGAAATTTCTCTGCCCGCTCCTTTGGGGGCTGTCTCCGCTACCCAGTCTCCTCCTGTGGCTCTTCCTTCCCCAGCAACCTGATCTACCGCACTAACCTCTGCTCTCCCAGCACCTGCCAGCTGGGATCCTCTCTCTACAGTGGCTGTCAGGAGACCTGCTGTGAGCCCACCAGCTGCCAGACGTCCTGTGTGGTGTCCAGCCCCTGCCAGACGTCCTGCTACCGCCCGAGGACCTCCACACTCTGCAATCCCTGCCAGACGACCTATGCTGGGTCTCTGGGCTTTGGATCGAGCAGCTGTCGCTCCCTGGGCTGTGGATCAAGGAGCAGCTACTCCCTGGGCTGTGGATCCAGTGACTTCAGACCCCTGCATTATGGAGTCTGTGGCTTCCCCTCTGTGAGCTATGGATCTGGATTCTGCCGCCCAACCTACCTGGCTTCTAGCAGCTGCCAGTCTTCTTGCTACAGACCAAACTGTGGATCTGGCTTCTACCAATCAACTTGTTGAGGGTCCAGACCTTTTGAGCAGTATGTCCAATCTTTAAACAAAGTGTCTATCATCTTCCTCATCTTCAAGAAAAAACTCTCTGATTAGCTGTGCTTCATCTTTTCTTCAGCCACAAATTACTGGCCAAAAAACTGTCTCTCACATATACTGAATTTAGTGAATAGAGCTTTTGGATGAATTAATAGAATTAGTgggattaataaataaattactagattaattaataaacttcaagctaatgaataataaatgcatgttaatgaattaatggaattcttgttcatgtattttatttacaaGATAATTCACAAAACACATAGATATAATAAAGCTTTTTCATTCTGGCTTCTAAATATGCTATTAATTTCATTGTTAGCTTTAATtaactgggttttttgtttgttttgcttttgttttgttttgtttggggtgtTTAGGTTAAAAGTCAGTATGTCTTTAGgaacaaacttgaaaacctgatAGACTGGTGGATTTGGATTAGTTTATTATGGACTTTATACATTTTCCCTGTTTGAAACTATTGTTTTCTGGAATTCTTACATTGGATGCATAgactttatataaataataatctcAGGAGCAgtataaaacatattatttttgaAGGACATGAGGCCTTTATgtttgataagaaaaataaggaactTGAAAGGTTCAACTGAGTGGAAAAATAATAACGTCATACAGAAAGTTTTGTATAAAAGGGAAGCTTTCTTTGATACAGTCAACACTGCATGGCAAAAAGAACTGTATCCATTCATCTCACTGAGcactttttaatgtaattaatttcTTTACATGTGTGTAAAAAAGAAGCCAATTATCCTTGGTGGGAATGAATTACGTTCATAAGACGTGGGGTTTCATCTTCTTGAATCCAAGACTAATTAAACTAGCTGGAAAAAACAAGCTTTTCATATTATCAGAAATGATTGTTTCATTCATATTTCAACATACATTTACTGACACCTTGTTTTTATGT contains the following coding sequences:
- the LOC134361836 gene encoding keratin-associated protein 13-1-like, with amino-acid sequence MSYNCCSGNFSARSFGGCLRYPVSSCGSSFPSNLIYRTNLCSPSTCQLGSSLYSGCQETCCEPTSCQTSCVVSSPCQTSCYRPRTSTLCNPCQTTYAGSLGFGSSSCRSLGCGSRSSYSLGCGSSDFRPLHYGVCGFPSVSYGSGFCRPTYLASSSCQSSCYRPNCGSGFYQSTC